GGTCTTGGGCGAGGCCCGGTTGATCTCGTCGGCCACGACGATGTTGGCGAAGACCGCGCCGGGCTTGAACTCGAACTCCCGGGTCTCCTGGTCGTACACCGACACCCCGGTGACGTCGCTGGGCAGCAGGTCCGGGGTGAACTGGATGCGCCGCACGCTCGCGTCCACCGACGCGGCCAGCGCCTTCGCCAGCGTGGTCTTGCCCACCCCCGGCACGTCCTCGACCAGCAGGTGGCCCTCGGCGAGCAGCACGACCAGTGCCAGGTGGACGACGTCGGGCTTGCCGTGCACCACCCGCGCCATGTTGGCCGCGATGCGCGCGCCCTCCGCCGCGACGTCGACCAGGGCCGTGACACCGTCGGCCACGCCGTCCCCGGCACCGTCGCTGGTGCGGGTCACCTCGGTCACGCAGCCTCCTCGCCGTCCCCCCGAGCGGGCGGGGCCCACCCGCCGGTGCGCGACGACGGTGCTCGCCCGCCCGGGTGGGCGGCACGGCCCGCTGCCGGGGCGACCCGGCGGTCCAGGTCAGGTCCCCAACCGTACGTGGCCGGACACCGGCCGGGCGTGTCGTCGCCCCCGGCCACCCGGCGGCCCACCCACCGCTGTGGCCGGGACCCCCACCGCCACCCCACCGGGACCCCTCCGCGGCGCCCGGCCGGGGCCCTGCTGGGTGGGTCGCCGTGGGGCCGGACCCCACCGCTCCCCACCCCCGCCGGAGGCCTCCCGGGTGGCGCGCTGACCTGCGTGAGCGGGGGTGGGGAGGGCCCGTCACGACATGGTGTCGAGTGGTGTTCGGTGGGGCGTAGTGGGTTAGTGTGTGGCCCGGTGGGGAGGTAGGGCGCGTCCGGGGGACGCCCCGGGAGCGCGAGGAGGACCGATGGGGGAGGTGTTCCGGTGTTCGTCGGCAGCTACCCGTTGCGCCTCGACGAGAAGGGCCGGCTCGCACTCCCCGTCCGCTTCCGCGAGCAGGTGGCCGACGGCATGGTGATCAAGAAGGGCCAGGACCGCTGCGTGTACGGCCTGACCATGGCCCGGGTCGCCGAGCAGAGTGCCGCCGCCGCCGCGATGGCACCCTCGGACACCGCCGCCGCCCGCATGCGCGCCCGCATGAGCTTCGGGTCGATGGTCGAGGTCGAGCCGGACAAGACCGGCCGCATCACCATCCCCGCCAACCTGCGCGAGTACGCCGGTCTGGACCGTGACGTGGTCGTCGTCGGGGTCGACACCCGCTTCGAGATCTGGGACGCCGGCACCTGGGACGCCTACGTGGCCGAGCAGGAGGCCGCCTACGCCGACATGGAGAGCGAGGGGATGCCGACCCTCTCCTGACCCCGACGTCCCGTCCACCCGACCCTCCGGGCCGCCTTGACCGAGCCGACTTCCCCGCGGCTCGACCGACCGGCCCGAGTCGTCTTCCCCGCGGCTCGGACCCGGCGCACCGGAGACAGAGACGCACCGTCCACCGGGGACGCACCGGCCCCCACCGGCGCGGACCCGCCCCTCCCCGCGGGGTTCCACCTGACGTACTTCCCCGACGCCAGGCGGGCCCCGCGGGGCCGGGGAGACCCGTTCCCGGCCGCCCACCCCGACCCACCGGCCCCGACCCCTCCTCGCCGGTCGCCGCGCCGCGCCTCCCCACCGCGCCGCCCCACCGCCCTGCCCTCCCGTCCCCGCCCCGCCCGTACCGCCTGCCCCTGCCCGCCTCGCTCCGCCCTGCGCGCCCCGGCGGCGTCCCCCACGCGCCGGCGAAACGCCGCCGCCCCTCCGCCCGCCGACCGCAGCGGGGCCCCACCATGGACGGGTCCCGCGCCACCGGGCGCCCCGACCCCGTTCAGGAGCCGCCGACGATGAGCACCGAGCCGGCGCAGGCCGGGCCGGCCGCGCACCCGGTGCACGTGCCGGTCCTGCTCGACCGGGTCACCGGGCTGCTCGGGCCGGCCTGCTCGTCCGCCGGTGCGGTCCTCGTAGACGCCACCCTCGGACTGGCCGGGCACGCGCTGGCCCTGCTGCGCGCCCACCCCGGACTGCGCCTGGTCGGCCTGGACCGCGACCCCGACGCCCGCGCCGAGGCCACCCGCCGACTGGCCGACGCCGGCGTGGCCGGCCGGGCGACCGTCGTCCCGGCCGTCTTCGACGAGCTGCCCGAGGTGCTCGACCGGCTCGGCCTGCCCGAGGTGCAGGCGGTGCTGTTCGACCTGGGGGTGTCCTCGCTGCAGCTGGACCGCCGCGACCGCGGGTTCAGCTACGCCGGCGACGGGCCGCTGGACATGCGCATGGACCCGTCGGCGCCGCGCACCGCCGCCGACGTGGTGAACACCTACGCCGCCGGCGACCTGGCCCGCGTGCTGCGCGTCTACGGCGAGGAGCGCTTCGCCACCCGCATCGCGGCGGCCATCGTGCGCGAGCGCGAGCGCGCGCCGTTCACGCACACCGAGCGGCTGGCCCACCTGGTGCGCGAGTCGATCCCCGCCGCCACCCGGCGCACCGGCGGGCACCCGGCCAAGCGCGCGTTCCAGGCGCTGCGCATCGAGGTGAACGACGAGCTGGGAGTGCTCGAGCGCGCCCTTCCGGCGGCCCTGGACGCCCTCGCGGTCGGCGGGCGGCTGGCCGTCATCACCTTCCACTCCCTCGAGGACCGCATCGTCAAGCA
This window of the Geodermatophilus sp. DSM 44513 genome carries:
- the rsmH gene encoding 16S rRNA (cytosine(1402)-N(4))-methyltransferase RsmH, with protein sequence MSTEPAQAGPAAHPVHVPVLLDRVTGLLGPACSSAGAVLVDATLGLAGHALALLRAHPGLRLVGLDRDPDARAEATRRLADAGVAGRATVVPAVFDELPEVLDRLGLPEVQAVLFDLGVSSLQLDRRDRGFSYAGDGPLDMRMDPSAPRTAADVVNTYAAGDLARVLRVYGEERFATRIAAAIVRERERAPFTHTERLAHLVRESIPAATRRTGGHPAKRAFQALRIEVNDELGVLERALPAALDALAVGGRLAVITFHSLEDRIVKQTLAAGAVDRTPPELPVPLPDLGPTLRLLTRGGEAASEAEVAANPRAASARLRAAERIRRAA
- the mraZ gene encoding division/cell wall cluster transcriptional repressor MraZ, with amino-acid sequence MFVGSYPLRLDEKGRLALPVRFREQVADGMVIKKGQDRCVYGLTMARVAEQSAAAAAMAPSDTAAARMRARMSFGSMVEVEPDKTGRITIPANLREYAGLDRDVVVVGVDTRFEIWDAGTWDAYVAEQEAAYADMESEGMPTLS